One genomic segment of Desmodus rotundus isolate HL8 chromosome 5, HLdesRot8A.1, whole genome shotgun sequence includes these proteins:
- the LGALS12 gene encoding galectin-12 isoform X1 — MSPGEKLDPIPDTFILQPPVFHPVVPYVTTIFGGLRAGKMVMLQGEVPLGARRFQVDFQCGCSLHPRPDIAIHFNPRFHTTKPHVICNTLYQGRWQAEARWPQVALQRGSGFLILFLFGNEEMKVSVNGQHFLHYRYRLPLSRVDTLGIFGDIVVTAVGFLNTSPFSEGGTEYPVGHPFLLGSPRLEVPCSLPLPRGLWPGQVIVLRGLVLPEPKDFMLRLLDEAARAPVTLRASFADRTLAWVSRWGQKRLISAPFLFYPQRFFEVLLLCQEGGLKLALNGQALGATALDQQALERLRGLHISGSVQLYSVHH, encoded by the exons ATGTCACCTGGAGAAAAACTGGACCCGATTCCTGACACCTTCATCCTGCAGCCGCCAGTCTTCCACCCG GTGGTTCCTTACGTCACAACAATTTTTGGTGGCTTACGTGCGGGCAAGATGGTCATGCTGCAGGGAGAGGTCCCTCTAGGTGCACGCAG gttCCAGGTGGACTTCCAGTGCGGCTGCAGCCTGCATCCCCGGCCGGACATCGCCATCCACTTCAACCCGCGCTTCCACACCACCAAGccccatgtcatctgcaacaccCTGTACCAGGGGCGCTGGCAAGCTGAGGCCCGGTGGCCCCAAGTGGCCCTGCAGAGAGGAAGTGGcttcctcatcctcttcctctttggaaatgaggaaatgaag GTGAGCGTGAACGGACAGCACTTTCTCCACTACCGCTACCGGCTCCCACTGTCTCGTGTGGACACGTTGGGCATATTTGGGGACATCGTGGTAACAGCCGTTGGATTCCTGAACACCAGT CCATTTTCAGAGGGTGGCACCGAGTATCCAGTTGGGCAT CCTTTCCTGCTGGGGAGCCCCAGGCTG GAGGTGCCCTGCTCACTCCCTCTCCCCCGGGGTCTCTGGCCGGGACAGGTCATCGTGCTGCGGGGGCTGGTCTTGCCGGAGCCCAAGGA TTTCATGCTGCGCCTGCTGGACGAGGCAGCTCGGGCTCCTGTGACGCTCAGGGCTTCCTTTGCGGACAGAACACTGGCTTGGGTCTCACGCTGGGGACAGAAGAGGCTGATCTCGGCCCCCTTCCTATTTTACCCCCAGCGATTCTTTGAG GTGCTGCTCCTGTGCCAGGAGGGAGGGCTGAAGCTGGCACTCAATGGGCAGGCCCTGGGGGCCACCGCGCTGGACCAGCAGGCCCTGGAGCGGCTGCGGGGGCTTCATATCAGTGGCAGCGTCCAGCTGTACTCTGTGCACCACTGA
- the LOC112317381 gene encoding phospholipase A and acyltransferase 4 — translation MGSWFSSEYNPGDLIEIFHIGYQHWALYVGRGYVIHLAPLGGFPTADSIMIASGLSVRGKVKKELLTDVAGNCRYRVNNELDNTYKPRPVKEILRSAYDRLGEEEQYNILMRNCEHFVTQLRYGEARSLQVENVLMGAGLTGALSAAAALGYAVMRN, via the exons ATGGGCTCCTGG TTCAGTAGTGAATACAATCCTGGAGACCTGATTGAGATTTTCCACATCGGCTACCAGCACTGGGCCCTCTATGTGGGCAGGGGCTACGTGATCCATCTGGCTCCTCTGG GTGGGTTCCCCACAGCGGACTCCATCATGATCGCCTCGGGTCTGAGTGTCCGGGGGAAGGTGAAAAAGGAGCTCCTGACCGATGTGGCGGGGAACTGTCGCTATCGGGTCAACAACGAGTTGGACAACACGTACAAACCACGGCCCGTGAAGGAGATTCTCAGGTCTGCCTATGACAGGCTTGGTGAGGAAGAGCAGTACAATATTCTGATGAGGAACTGTGAGCACTTTGTCACCCAACTGAGATACGGCGAGGCTAGAAGCCTACAG GTAGAAAACGTCCTGATGGGAGCAGGGCTGACTGGAGCCTTAAGTGCGGCTGCTGCTTTGGGATATGCTGTCATGAGGAATTGA
- the LGALS12 gene encoding galectin-12 isoform X2 yields the protein MSPGEKLDPIPDTFILQPPVFHPVVPYVTTIFGGLRAGKMVMLQGEVPLGARRFQVDFQCGCSLHPRPDIAIHFNPRFHTTKPHVICNTLYQGRWQAEARWPQVALQRGSGFLILFLFGNEEMKVSVNGQHFLHYRYRLPLSRVDTLGIFGDIVVTAVGFLNTSPFSEGGTEYPVGHPFLLGSPRLGLWPGQVIVLRGLVLPEPKDFMLRLLDEAARAPVTLRASFADRTLAWVSRWGQKRLISAPFLFYPQRFFEVLLLCQEGGLKLALNGQALGATALDQQALERLRGLHISGSVQLYSVHH from the exons ATGTCACCTGGAGAAAAACTGGACCCGATTCCTGACACCTTCATCCTGCAGCCGCCAGTCTTCCACCCG GTGGTTCCTTACGTCACAACAATTTTTGGTGGCTTACGTGCGGGCAAGATGGTCATGCTGCAGGGAGAGGTCCCTCTAGGTGCACGCAG gttCCAGGTGGACTTCCAGTGCGGCTGCAGCCTGCATCCCCGGCCGGACATCGCCATCCACTTCAACCCGCGCTTCCACACCACCAAGccccatgtcatctgcaacaccCTGTACCAGGGGCGCTGGCAAGCTGAGGCCCGGTGGCCCCAAGTGGCCCTGCAGAGAGGAAGTGGcttcctcatcctcttcctctttggaaatgaggaaatgaag GTGAGCGTGAACGGACAGCACTTTCTCCACTACCGCTACCGGCTCCCACTGTCTCGTGTGGACACGTTGGGCATATTTGGGGACATCGTGGTAACAGCCGTTGGATTCCTGAACACCAGT CCATTTTCAGAGGGTGGCACCGAGTATCCAGTTGGGCAT CCTTTCCTGCTGGGGAGCCCCAGGCTGG GTCTCTGGCCGGGACAGGTCATCGTGCTGCGGGGGCTGGTCTTGCCGGAGCCCAAGGA TTTCATGCTGCGCCTGCTGGACGAGGCAGCTCGGGCTCCTGTGACGCTCAGGGCTTCCTTTGCGGACAGAACACTGGCTTGGGTCTCACGCTGGGGACAGAAGAGGCTGATCTCGGCCCCCTTCCTATTTTACCCCCAGCGATTCTTTGAG GTGCTGCTCCTGTGCCAGGAGGGAGGGCTGAAGCTGGCACTCAATGGGCAGGCCCTGGGGGCCACCGCGCTGGACCAGCAGGCCCTGGAGCGGCTGCGGGGGCTTCATATCAGTGGCAGCGTCCAGCTGTACTCTGTGCACCACTGA
- the PLAAT5 gene encoding phospholipase A and acyltransferase 5: MKVSGIGSSFSPEERVGSQVLVQVSPKQPKQGPLELGRSLQKGEKPVVNLETAPTQKRTESSLSLKSETAGKLPKPAAKGKPRPQPGDLIEIFRIGYEHWAIYVEDDRVVHLAPPSEELEAGSITSIFSNRAVVKYSRLQDVLQGCSWKINNKLDGTYLPLPVDKIIQRTKQMVNKTVQYSLIEGNCEHFVNDLRYGVPRSQQVEHALMQGVKAAGAMISAVVESMRPKPATAGRG, from the exons ATGAAGGTGTCAGGAATCGGGTCCAGTTTTTCTCCAG AAGAACGCGTGGGATCCCAAGTGTTGGTCCAGGTCTCGCCCAAGCAGCCAAAGCAGGGGCCATTAGAACTGGGCAGAAGCCTCCAGAAGGG GGAGAAGCCCGTGGTGAACTTGGAGACCGCACCCACTCAGAAGAGAACTGAGTCAAGCTTGTCCCTGAAGTCCGAGACCGCAGGCAAGTTACCAAAGCCAGCAGCCAAG GGCAAACCAAGACCCCAACCTGGAGACCTGATTGAGATTTTTCGAATTGGCTATGAGCACTGGGCCATCTACGTGGAGGACGATCGTGTGGTCCACCTGGCTCCCCCGA GTGAGGAACTGGAGGCCGGCAGCATCACCTCCATCTTCAGCAACCGGGCTGTGGTGAAGTACAGCCGTCTGCAGGACGTGCTGCAAGGCTGCTCCTGGAAGATCAACAACAAGCTGGATGGGACGTACCTGCCCCTGCCCGTGGACAAGATCATCCAGCGCACAAAACAGATGGTCAACAAGACAGTGCAGTACAGTCTGATCGAAGGCAACTGTGAGCACTTCGTCAACGACCTCCGCTACGGCGTGCCCAGGAGCCAGCAG GTGGAGCACGCCTTGATGCAAGGTGTGAAGGCTGCGGGAGCCATGATCTCAGCCGTCGTGGAGAGCATGAGGCCCAAACCAGCAACCGCCGGAAGGGGCTGA
- the LGALS12 gene encoding galectin-12 isoform X3 produces the protein MSPGEKLDPIPDTFILQPPVFHPVVPYVTTIFGGLRAGKMVMLQGEVPLGARRFQVDFQCGCSLHPRPDIAIHFNPRFHTTKPHVICNTLYQGRWQAEARWPQVALQRGSGFLILFLFGNEEMKVSVNGQHFLHYRYRLPLSRVDTLGIFGDIVVTAVGFLNTSPFLLGSPRLEVPCSLPLPRGLWPGQVIVLRGLVLPEPKDFMLRLLDEAARAPVTLRASFADRTLAWVSRWGQKRLISAPFLFYPQRFFEVLLLCQEGGLKLALNGQALGATALDQQALERLRGLHISGSVQLYSVHH, from the exons ATGTCACCTGGAGAAAAACTGGACCCGATTCCTGACACCTTCATCCTGCAGCCGCCAGTCTTCCACCCG GTGGTTCCTTACGTCACAACAATTTTTGGTGGCTTACGTGCGGGCAAGATGGTCATGCTGCAGGGAGAGGTCCCTCTAGGTGCACGCAG gttCCAGGTGGACTTCCAGTGCGGCTGCAGCCTGCATCCCCGGCCGGACATCGCCATCCACTTCAACCCGCGCTTCCACACCACCAAGccccatgtcatctgcaacaccCTGTACCAGGGGCGCTGGCAAGCTGAGGCCCGGTGGCCCCAAGTGGCCCTGCAGAGAGGAAGTGGcttcctcatcctcttcctctttggaaatgaggaaatgaag GTGAGCGTGAACGGACAGCACTTTCTCCACTACCGCTACCGGCTCCCACTGTCTCGTGTGGACACGTTGGGCATATTTGGGGACATCGTGGTAACAGCCGTTGGATTCCTGAACACCAGT CCTTTCCTGCTGGGGAGCCCCAGGCTG GAGGTGCCCTGCTCACTCCCTCTCCCCCGGGGTCTCTGGCCGGGACAGGTCATCGTGCTGCGGGGGCTGGTCTTGCCGGAGCCCAAGGA TTTCATGCTGCGCCTGCTGGACGAGGCAGCTCGGGCTCCTGTGACGCTCAGGGCTTCCTTTGCGGACAGAACACTGGCTTGGGTCTCACGCTGGGGACAGAAGAGGCTGATCTCGGCCCCCTTCCTATTTTACCCCCAGCGATTCTTTGAG GTGCTGCTCCTGTGCCAGGAGGGAGGGCTGAAGCTGGCACTCAATGGGCAGGCCCTGGGGGCCACCGCGCTGGACCAGCAGGCCCTGGAGCGGCTGCGGGGGCTTCATATCAGTGGCAGCGTCCAGCTGTACTCTGTGCACCACTGA